In a genomic window of Lysobacterales bacterium:
- a CDS encoding type II toxin-antitoxin system HicA family toxin yields the protein MNAKQVIDKLKAAGWSLARIEGSHHVLEKPGMPRPVPVPVHGNKDLKPGLLAAIQRQTGVTLK from the coding sequence ATGAATGCGAAGCAGGTCATCGACAAGCTGAAGGCGGCGGGGTGGTCGCTGGCACGCATCGAAGGCAGTCATCACGTTCTCGAAAAACCCGGCATGCCGCGCCCGGTTCCTGTGCCGGTGCACGGCAATAAGGACCTCAAGCCCGGGTTGCTCGCAGCCATCCAACGCCAGACCGGAGTAACGCTGAAATGA
- a CDS encoding type II toxin-antitoxin system HicB family antitoxin yields the protein MNLAYPYTLEAQPGGGYLVQFVDLEEAFSQGDTLEEAAFNAAEVLSAILAYRLEHAQEIPLPSKRGKRRAAAPNAAVQSALLLRAARGSRPLSELARALETSWAAAQRLEDPNHWPSLKQLDRAAHMLGKRLVLSLE from the coding sequence ATGAACCTCGCCTATCCCTACACGCTCGAAGCGCAGCCCGGCGGCGGCTATCTGGTCCAGTTCGTTGACCTGGAGGAAGCCTTTTCTCAGGGGGATACGCTTGAAGAGGCGGCCTTCAATGCCGCCGAAGTGCTCTCCGCAATCCTCGCGTATCGGCTCGAACACGCGCAGGAAATTCCGCTGCCAAGCAAGCGCGGAAAGCGTCGTGCCGCTGCACCGAATGCAGCCGTGCAGTCGGCACTGCTGCTGCGCGCCGCGCGCGGGTCACGGCCCCTGTCCGAACTTGCGCGTGCCCTTGAAACCTCGTGGGCCGCCGCGCAACGGCTGGAAGATCCCAACCATTGGCCCAGCCTGAAGCAGCTTGATCGCGCAGCGCACATGCTCGGCAAGCGGCTGGTGCTGTCGCTCGAATGA
- a CDS encoding ion transporter: MIDPVSPAAKAPPAGNLGHWIGLAGVAADENARARRVGHWFEWLLVPLALWLPIQLSLESSGQVSSAVAQLVAWITWLIFVAEAAALGRLVDHRRRYFRGNWLNLLIIVFGLPALWGDTDWAEFGRAARVLVMLSLLANAAGVVRHMLSQNRLGPILTAIVIVTTLGGAIIGYFDPGFSRPLDGIWWAWVTVTTVGYGDLVPQTPAARVFAVILMLLGVSMIALLSASLVAFFQEDEEREARHIRRMIWIKLQHMEEDAEARARHAEQMLQRLATIEMALLKAVEERSALERKLERVLATRDGTTSQHE, encoded by the coding sequence ATGATCGATCCCGTCTCTCCCGCAGCGAAAGCCCCCCCTGCCGGCAACCTCGGTCACTGGATCGGGCTGGCCGGCGTTGCCGCAGACGAGAATGCTCGCGCGCGCCGCGTCGGTCACTGGTTCGAATGGCTGCTGGTGCCGCTGGCCCTGTGGCTACCGATCCAGTTGTCGCTGGAGAGCAGCGGCCAGGTCTCTAGCGCCGTCGCGCAACTGGTCGCGTGGATCACCTGGCTGATCTTCGTCGCCGAGGCCGCGGCACTCGGGCGGCTGGTCGACCATCGCCGTCGCTACTTCCGCGGCAACTGGCTCAACCTGCTGATCATCGTGTTCGGGCTGCCGGCGCTGTGGGGCGACACCGACTGGGCGGAGTTCGGACGCGCCGCGCGCGTGCTGGTGATGCTGTCGCTGCTGGCCAATGCCGCGGGCGTGGTGCGGCACATGCTGTCGCAGAACCGGCTCGGACCGATTCTGACCGCGATCGTGATCGTGACCACGCTCGGCGGCGCCATCATCGGCTACTTCGATCCGGGCTTCTCGCGCCCACTCGATGGCATCTGGTGGGCCTGGGTCACGGTGACCACGGTCGGCTACGGTGATCTGGTGCCGCAAACGCCGGCGGCGCGCGTGTTCGCGGTGATCCTGATGCTGCTCGGGGTGTCGATGATCGCCCTGCTTTCGGCCTCGCTGGTCGCGTTCTTCCAGGAAGACGAGGAACGCGAAGCGCGCCACATCCGACGCATGATCTGGATCAAACTGCAGCACATGGAAGAAGACGCCGAAGCACGCGCACGCCACGCCGAGCAGATGCTGCAACGCCTCGCCACCATCGAGATGGCGCTGCTCAAGGCAGTCGAGGAACGCAGCGCCCTGGAACGCAAGCTGGAGCGGGTGCTGGCGACTCGGGACGGAACAACGTCCCAGCACGAGTGA
- a CDS encoding LysR family transcriptional regulator, whose protein sequence is MNLRDLRYLVALADLRHFGRAAQACFVSQPTLSTQLKKLEEELGVLLIERTSRQVMLTEVGREIADRARAVLREADQIRELAKRTRDPEAGTVRLGLFPTLAPYLLPHVVPRIRARFPQLTPLLTEDRTGELLRMLREGSLDAAVLALPINDPQLTCVELFVEDFLLALPPGHALGKRKRIGIGDLANRELLLLEDGHCLRDQALDVCRLAGATETGSFRATSLETLRQMVASGVGMTLLPALAVAPPVPPSPNLQLLRFSGEVPQRRIALCWRRSSAVGGLLLRLAEELAAVPAAARTGRGGS, encoded by the coding sequence ATGAACCTGCGCGATCTGCGCTATCTGGTGGCGCTCGCCGACCTGCGCCACTTCGGTCGTGCGGCGCAGGCCTGCTTCGTCAGCCAGCCGACGCTATCGACACAGCTGAAGAAGCTGGAGGAAGAACTCGGCGTGCTCCTGATCGAGCGCACCTCGCGCCAGGTGATGCTCACCGAAGTCGGTCGCGAGATCGCAGACCGCGCGCGCGCGGTACTGCGCGAGGCCGACCAGATCCGCGAACTGGCCAAGCGCACGCGCGATCCCGAGGCCGGCACGGTGCGCTTGGGCTTGTTCCCGACGCTGGCGCCCTACCTGCTGCCGCACGTGGTGCCGCGCATCCGCGCACGCTTCCCGCAACTGACCCCGCTGCTGACCGAAGACCGCACCGGAGAATTGCTGCGCATGTTGCGCGAGGGCAGCCTCGACGCCGCAGTGCTGGCGCTGCCGATCAACGATCCGCAACTGACCTGCGTCGAACTCTTCGTCGAGGACTTTCTGCTGGCGCTGCCGCCAGGGCACGCGCTCGGCAAGCGCAAGCGCATCGGCATCGGCGACCTGGCGAACCGGGAACTGCTGCTGCTCGAAGACGGCCACTGCCTGCGCGACCAGGCGCTCGATGTCTGCCGCCTGGCCGGCGCGACGGAGACCGGCAGCTTCCGCGCCACCAGCCTGGAGACGCTGCGGCAGATGGTCGCATCCGGCGTCGGCATGACCTTGCTGCCGGCGTTGGCGGTGGCGCCGCCGGTGCCGCCAAGTCCCAATCTGCAGTTGCTGCGCTTCAGCGGCGAGGTTCCGCAACGGCGGATCGCGCTGTGCTGGCGGCGCAGCAGCGCAGTCGGTGGCCTGCTCCTGCGCCTGGCGGAGGAACTCGCTGCGGTGCCCGCGGCGGCCCGCACCGGACGGGGCGGCAGTTGA